The nucleotide window TCGTCCCGATCGTCATCGCCGTCGCGACGCTCACGTTCGTCGTCTGGTTCGTCGCCGGGGCGGCGCCGGCGTTCAACCTCGCCCTCCTCAACACGATCGCCGTCCTCATCATCGCCTGCCCGTGCGCCCTCGGCCTCGCGACGCCGACCTCGATCATCACCGGCACCGGCAAGGGCGCTGAGCACGGCATCCTCTTCCGGAACGCCGAGGCCCTCGAGCGGCTGCAGGCCGTGACGACCGTCGTCCTCGACAAGACCGGGACGCTCACCGAGGGGAAGCCCCGGGTGACGGACGTGGTCCTCGCGCCAGCGCCAGTGTCGGCGGCGGCGGGGTCGGGGTCGGGGTCGGCCTCCGCGACGGCGGGCCTCACCGAGCGTGAGCTCCTCCGCTTCGCGGCCGCGGCCGAACGGGGCTCGGAACACCCCCTCGGCGAAGCGATCGTCCGCCACGTCGGTGGCGAGGGTATCGCGGCGACCGCCGCCACCGGGTTCGTTGCCACTCCCGGCGACGGGGTGTCCGCGCTCGTCGATGGGAGGTCCGTCCACGTCGGGCGGGCCGGGTTCGTGGGTGTCGAGGCGTCGATGCCGCTCGTCGCGGAGGCCGAGCGCCTTGCTCGCCTCGGTCGCTCGCCCGTCTTCGTCTCCATCGACGGCCGGCCGGCCGGGCTCATCGCCATCGCCGACCCGCTCAAGGAAGGATCGGCGGCCGCCGTCGCCGAGCTCCGTCGACTCGGACTCACCGTGACGATGCTCACCGGTGACGGCGAGACGACGGCCCGGGCGATCGCCGCCGAAGCGGGCGTGGAGCAGGTCATCGCCGACGTGCGACCGGCCGAGAAGGCGGCGCGCGTCCGGGCGCTCCAGGCGGCGGGCGCGGTCGTCGCGATGGTCGGCGACGGCGTGAACGATGCGCCGGCCCTCGCCTCCGCGGACGTCGGCATCGCGATCGGGACCGGGACGGACATCGCGATCGAGTCCGCCGGAGTGACGCTCATGAGCGGCGATCTCCGGGGTCTCGTCACGGCCGTCGCCCTGTCGCGCGCGACGATGCGGAACATCCGCCAGAACCTCTTCTGGGCGTTCGCCTACAACGTCGCCCTCATCCCCCTCGCCGCCGGCGCCCTGTACCCGTTCACCGGCTGGCTCCTCGACCCGATCTTCGCGGCGGGGGCGATGGCCCTCTCGTCCGTGACCGTCGTCTCGAACGCCCTGCGACTCCGGGACTTCCGGATCCCCGCCACCCGGCGGACCACCCCCACGACACTTCGAGAGGAGTTCTCCCGATGACCGAGCAGCCCCAGCCCACCACGCTCGTCGACCCGGTGTGCGGCATGACCGTCGACCTGGCAGAGGCGCGGGCGGACGGGCTCGTCACGGTGCACGA belongs to Chloroflexota bacterium and includes:
- a CDS encoding heavy metal translocating P-type ATPase produces the protein MQIITLPVEGMTCASCVNRITRFLDKVDGVEEANVNLATESATVRFDPARTDIEGLVAAVEAAGYTAVPASDAAAPATSADAAEPTYAERHLADLRRRVTVAGILTIPLLLGLAHMTIAPFLPSFLTDPWLQLALATPVQAYAAAPFYRGAFNALRHRTTDMNTLVAVGTSAAYGYSVAAIVAPAFFAVAGRSVGDAPPLYFDTAATIVTLILLGRFLEARARSHTSDAIRHLIGLTPRTARVVRAGVELDIPIEAVVAGDVVLVRASERTPVDGVVLDGRSAVDESMVTGESMPVLKGPEDEIIGGTLNGSGSFTYRATRVGADTVLARIVRLVQDAQGSRAPIQRLADRVTGIFVPIVIAVATLTFVVWFVAGAAPAFNLALLNTIAVLIIACPCALGLATPTSIITGTGKGAEHGILFRNAEALERLQAVTTVVLDKTGTLTEGKPRVTDVVLAPAPVSAAAGSGSGSASATAGLTERELLRFAAAAERGSEHPLGEAIVRHVGGEGIAATAATGFVATPGDGVSALVDGRSVHVGRAGFVGVEASMPLVAEAERLARLGRSPVFVSIDGRPAGLIAIADPLKEGSAAAVAELRRLGLTVTMLTGDGETTARAIAAEAGVEQVIADVRPAEKAARVRALQAAGAVVAMVGDGVNDAPALASADVGIAIGTGTDIAIESAGVTLMSGDLRGLVTAVALSRATMRNIRQNLFWAFAYNVALIPLAAGALYPFTGWLLDPIFAAGAMALSSVTVVSNALRLRDFRIPATRRTTPTTLREEFSR
- a CDS encoding YHS domain-containing protein — encoded protein: MTEQPQPTTLVDPVCGMTVDLAEARADGLVTVHDGTTYAFCGRGCLLDFRDDPVRYLDPGHTPSM